Part of the Nicotiana sylvestris chromosome 2, ASM39365v2, whole genome shotgun sequence genome, ATTTGTGGGATAGCTTAAGGGACATTGCAGAAAGGTACAGACTACCTTGGCTCATTGTGGGGGATTTAAATTATATTGTGGATCCTGGTGAAAAGAAAGGAGGTAAGCCTCACGAAATGTCCAAAACTTATCTTTTATACAGTGTATTATGGATTGTGAACTCATTGATCCAGATTACTCTAAATCTATCTTCATATGGCGCAATGGATGGTGTCCAAAAAAGAGGATATGGAAAAGATTGGATAGGGTCTTGATCAATCAAGAGTGGTTGAACCTGTTTGATTTAACTAGTGTCAATCACTTGATCAGGACTGTGTCGGATCATTCTCCCCTATTTGTCATTGCCAAAACTACACACTGAGAACCTATTAGGTACTTTAGGTTCTTGGATTTCTGGACCGAAGAAGCAGATTTTAGCACGGTGGTAGAGCAAGCTTGGAATATGGAGGTGCAGGGATCACCAATGTGGAAGTTCTACATGAAGCTGAAAAATACTTGCAAGAAACTGTCTAAATGGTCCAGGAATACTCTAGCCAATATTTTTGATAAGATTGAAGAGCTAGAACACAAAGTAGAGGAGATGGAGACCAACATCATTGTCGATAATAATGAGGTGAATAGAGCTAGCTTAAATCAGGCTAATGTTTTATTGGTGAGAG contains:
- the LOC138884166 gene encoding uncharacterized protein; the encoded protein is MISFVYAKCDDVLREDLWDSLRDIAERYRLPWLIVGDLNYIVDPGEKKGDYSKSIFIWRNGWCPKKRIWKRLDRVLINQEWLNLYFRFLDFWTEEADFSTVVEQAWNMEVQGSPMWKFYMKLKNTCKKLSKWSRNTLANIFDKIEELEHKVEEMETNIIVDNNEVNRASLNQANVLLVRAYKKEESFWKQKSGVKWFVEGEVNSKFFHSVVKGRKKWLTLKR